The Streptomyces cyaneogriseus subsp. noncyanogenus region AGTCATGTAATGTTCTTCCTGTCGCCGCGAGCGGGCCGAAAGGAACGGAAGCGGCGGAGAAAAAAAGAACAAGCACTCGTAGCTTAACGGATAGAGCATCTGACTACGGATCAGAAGGTTGCAGGTTCGAATCCTGCCGAGTGCACACAGATGAGAGGCCCCGGATCACTCCGGGGCCTCTCGCGTTTCAGGGCGTACAGCAACGGCGTCAGCCGGCGCCGCCCATGGCGTCGGACAGCTTGCTGAGCGCGGCTCGCACTTCTTCCTCGCTGGCTTCGGGGTAGACCTCCATCGTCATGGCGATCTGCGAGTGCCGCAGGATTCGCTGCGCGACCTTGGGGTGGACCTTCAGGGCGACGAGGAGCGAGCTGCACGTGTGCCGGGTGTTCCGGAGCGGGATCACCCGGAGGCCGGCGCGCCGGGCCCGGAGGGCGAACATGCGGGTGAGGTTGCCCGGCTCGATCGGCGTGCCGTACTTCGTGGTGAAGATCAGCCCACGCGTGTCCTGCCACAGCTCACCGGCCGCCTTCCGATCCCCGGTCTGCTGGGCACGCCGCATCCGGAGCGCCCGAACGCAGAACTCGGGGAGCGGAAGGAAGTCGTCGGACTCCTCCGTCTTGGTCTCCCGGTGGAGGATCTGTCGGCCCGCACGCTGGATCTGGTGATCCACGTACAGCTCACCGTTCTCGAAGTCGATCGACGTCCAGGTCAAGCCCAGGACCTCACCGCGCCGCAGGCCAAGGCAGAGGACCAGGACCCAGGCGGCGAAGAGCGGATCTTCGCGAGCCAGAGAATCGGCGAGGAAGCGCCCGGCTTCCACCGCCGACCAGGGCTTGATCCGGCGCCGCCGAGGCTTGGGCACCTTGACCAAGGAAGCCACGTTCTTGCCGATCTCCTCCTCGGTCACGGCGTGCGTGAGCGCGGCCCGCAGGGCGTCTCGGGCGGCCTGGACGACCCGCCGGGAAGGATAGGTCTCACAGCACTCCCCGACGGCGCAGCACCGCTGCCGTGCCTTGACCCGCTTGGCGTCCTTGCCCTGGGCGCAGCACTGGCAGATGCCGGCCAGCTTGGTCAGCCACTCCCGGACGTCCCGGACGGTCAGCTTGTCGAGTCGCTTCCCGCCAAGGTGCGGGTAGATGTAGAGCCGCACGGAACCTTCGTACGACACGTACGAGAGCGGGGCCAGGTTGGGCTTCACGATCGACTCAAGCCAGTAGGCGAGGAATGCCTGCACCGTGCGGTGCCGGGTCTGCACAGGGCCTTTGCTGGCTTCGCTGTGGAGCTTGATCCACTTCTCGTGGGTCTCCTCACGCGTCTTGCCGTACACGTACTTCCGCTTACGGTCGCCCTCCGGAGTCGTGACCCAGGCGTAGGCCGCGAAGCCGTTCTTGTACGGGTAGATGGACCCCTCGCCGTTTGCGCGCTTCCCGCTCATGCCGCCCACTCCTCGGCTTCGGAGGTGCAGCGAGCCACGTATTCGTCCACCCAGGCGGGGAGGATTCGGCGGTTGCGGCCGATCTTCACGGACCGGATCTCACCGCTCAGGATGAGCGCCTTGGTCTTGGAGAGACCGAAGCCGAGCATCTCGGCGACTTCGGCCGTGGTGTGCCACTTACGGGTGATGGGCACCGTGGTCATGCGGTGGGCTCTCCTTCCGTTCCGGGAGCGGGTTCGAGGGATGCGGCAAGCCAGGCTTCGGTGTCGGACAGGCCGGTGCCGGCGAAGACCCAGTGGGCGAGGACGTACGTCGTGTCTGCCGGGCGTTCGTCGGTTGCTGCCTGGGCGCGGCGCCATTCGGCGCGGGCGTCGCGGAGGGCGCCGAGGGTGGTGGAGTAGCGGCGTGACTTGGTGGAGAAGTGGCCGCGGAAGCCGAGCATGTGGGCCCAGGCGCGCAGGCGGAGGTGTTCCAGGTCCTTGCGGGCGCCGAGGGTCCAGGCGGCGCGGATGAGGCGGCGGGCGTGGTCGCTGATGTCGAGCTGGGCGAGTTCGGCGGCGAACTTGAGCGGCCGGTCGAGGGTGCCCGTCGCGGTCTCGGCGCCCTTGGTGGCGTACTTGGCGATGTACGCCGCCACGGCCCGCTCGGTCAGCTCCTGGCCGTCGTTGGACGGCGTGGACGCCCCAGGCGTGCCGCAGCCGTTCGGCCGAGGCGGCGAAGTCGGCGGGTTCCTGGCCAGGGGCCAGGCGGAGGCGTATGCGCAGTCCGGTCGTGGTGGGCCGGAGCAGGCCCCGGCGAGGCGGTACGGGCCGTACCTCACGCCGGGTCATGGCCTTGGCTGGAGCACCCGGAGCCGGGACGGCGCCACGGTGAGGCCGCACGCCTCCATCACTGAGCCGTACGTGCTGAGCAGCCGGACCGTGGACACCGGGAGGCCGTCGCGGTCTCGGTCACGGACGACGGCGGCGCGTCCAC contains the following coding sequences:
- a CDS encoding site-specific integrase, whose amino-acid sequence is MSGKRANGEGSIYPYKNGFAAYAWVTTPEGDRKRKYVYGKTREETHEKWIKLHSEASKGPVQTRHRTVQAFLAYWLESIVKPNLAPLSYVSYEGSVRLYIYPHLGGKRLDKLTVRDVREWLTKLAGICQCCAQGKDAKRVKARQRCCAVGECCETYPSRRVVQAARDALRAALTHAVTEEEIGKNVASLVKVPKPRRRRIKPWSAVEAGRFLADSLAREDPLFAAWVLVLCLGLRRGEVLGLTWTSIDFENGELYVDHQIQRAGRQILHRETKTEESDDFLPLPEFCVRALRMRRAQQTGDRKAAGELWQDTRGLIFTTKYGTPIEPGNLTRMFALRARRAGLRVIPLRNTRHTCSSLLVALKVHPKVAQRILRHSQIAMTMEVYPEASEEEVRAALSKLSDAMGGAG
- a CDS encoding helix-turn-helix domain-containing protein — encoded protein: MTTVPITRKWHTTAEVAEMLGFGLSKTKALILSGEIRSVKIGRNRRILPAWVDEYVARCTSEAEEWAA